The nucleotide sequence GAACATGTGGTAATTACAGTTGAGTAATTGAAGGGTGAGCCAGCTTCGTCTCGCCAAAGAGACTCCTCAGTAAATCCTCACAGTGGAGCAGCATGAGTGGTGGCTCGGCTCTAATCAATGTGATTCTCATGACAAATaataagagaaaataataaaacgtAGCCACATCAGTTTATTACACGTGTcacaggttgtggtttttacCTCCTGCATCTCCCAGTGCTCTCTCCCACTGAAGTCTCTCCAGCTCTCCCTTCCTGCAGGGGATCAGGAACGCACACAGCAACACCACCAGCATGGCACAAACCAGAGGCACCAGGAAGAACGCACTTCGGATTGCGTTCCTCATCCTCAGCTTCTTCGCCTCTGCCTCTGCGCTGTGAACCCCCAGCCCGGTGCCCCCCAGCGAACCGGaccctcctctgtcctcccccGACCTGTCCCTGCTCGAGTCCCTGTGGCTCCAGTACTGCGGGCCCTTCATTTCGTGTCTGTCCTGCCGGGATTTGCTGGGGAGTCGCTCTCTCCATtcgtcctcatcctcctcctcgtcctcctcatcctcctgagCCTCGTCCGTGGCTCCCACAAGTCTTCCAGACCTGCCGCCACGCAGCTTTGAGGACCCCGCTCCGAGGCAGCCGTCCCTGCCGAGGCCGTTTCTGGGGTAGTTGAGCACAAGGTCATCCTCTTCGCTCTCGTCCTCGCTGTCTGCTTGGGTGAGAGGGTCGTACTCCCCAAGGGCCGAGCCCTTCTTCCCtgaagagacacacaaagagcgTGTGAGGATTAAACGTCCTGTATGGTCCCTCGGTGAGAGCGGGTGGGACTAGTGATTATTGATTTACGATACATTGCTGATATATTATTGATGCATAATTACTGATATATTCTCTCACTTAACTCAAGTGTGATGATCGGTTTTAAAACAGTGAGGCTCGTAGAATCAGTGGCATCTTTTAAATCACCTCTAAAAGCCTTTTTACTCATTACACCATTGTTTAATACCTGCTTGTGTCATATAATTTCATTATTATGTTCTAATCATTTTACAACCATGTAAAAACACTTCATAAACTGTAATAGCCTGtaataaacacagtttacagttGTGATTATAATGATTGTTGTTGtaaaacaacaagaagaaagtCAAATTTTGAATCATCTTATTTGTTACTATTGATCCTGAATCACCTTTTTGTTTCTCATCTACTtctcatacatttatttaaaaatgattttatgtatttatattttttgtcatttacagtaAAACAGTAATTAGTAACTGTAAGCTggcttaataataataataataatacatgttttaattataattCAGGTTAGGAGGCAAAGACACATGACTGTACATCACTAAAACCTGATTATTGAAGGATGGATGAGATATTAGACTGATGTAAACAGATGTGTTTTGAGTCTAATAGCTTCCAGCCATACTAGTACTGCGTATATCTTAACTACTGTGTAATACTGTGACGATAACACAACTACAAATGCACATAAGTGGCTGTTTTGATGGTTGAGATAACATCAGATGTCTCATTCATCATCGAGCCCTGCTGGTGACAGAGGCTGTTAGCTGgttgctaacacacacacacacacacacacaatcacagacacacactcagacatcaGCATGCTGCTctgcattaacacacacagacacacacacacagactccatcATGTGTAACATGTCGGATGGAACATGAACAGCGGTTATGGAGCAGAAGTGTGATCAGGACTGAGACCACCTCTGACTGAGGATGATCATCTGTTGTGTTCATCTGTATTTAAATTCTCCTTcatgctcagtgtgtgtgcgtgtgtgtgtgtgtgtgtgtctgtgtacactGGATCTTACCGGGTAGTTTGAGAGCACGGGACAGAGCAGCGGCCATTTCTCCTCCAGCAGATCCGACAGGCAGCGACGAGAAGCGGCTGCAGTGAGCTCGAGGCACCGATCGACCCCGCAGGTTGGAGCTGCCCCGCTGCATGATGGGACGTGTAGTTTATACGTCACCATAACGGTCTGAGGTATGAGCACGTGTCTGACTCCGGTTTAACTTCGCTGTCAATGTACCTGCACAGAAAATGAACATGGAGCACACGTCAGGAGAAgataatagataaatataaagaatgaGGGAAGAAGATAAgagcagaataaataaataaataaataaatatatagaaagAATTGTTAttgcaggtttacacatacaaggactgtgctgttgtgtatttgtatagtaTTTATAacacctatatatatattatgactCCATACTTTGTTGTAATGTGTACTATGTTTTGAGTCCTTAATATGTTGCGTACTTGTATGTTCTGTGTACTtatatagaatagaatagaatagaatgccatcacacaatgaagcatggaGAAATGACCGCAGCTACCAGTGAAaggtgcagtaaaaaaaaaaaaatatatatatatatatatataacaataaaataatgtttacagGATGTTCAAAACTATACAACAGTGCAAAGAGAGGTGCAAGAGGAAGTAGTGGTGGTTGATTGTAGAGCAAAGTAGGTAtttacaaagttacaaagttacaaagtaATAGAGTAACAAAGTTAAAAAGTAGGTAGTTACGGTTGGAATGTATAGGAGTTACAATCCTGTCTGTACTGCAAATATGGCAGAACTGACAATAGGAAACACAATTACATATAAAAAACACTATGAGGGATTGTGCAATATGTTGTAAGGAGAGAACGTGAACCTGAAGACAAATATGTTTGCACTTTtgaacagtgtttgtttttattgttttcttcttttcaaataGAACTTTCTTCttgtacatgtaaatatatgacAAATAACAATTGAGACGTGTTTTAAAACCGGTAAGACACATGAGGACAGAGTGTCctgacctctttatatacagtctatggtccttACACTGACAGAGGGAGTTTATCTTCTGCAGCAGGCTTCAGTTGGGATCTGTTATCAGGTGGGAGGTTTGTTGTTCACAGTTCAGGGGTTCGGGGAAGGTCCTGGTCCCACGAGGCATCTCACAAAGTAGGTGAGTCACCTCAGCGGTCAGACCTTTACCCGCTCAAAAATTCATCTCGTAGTTTGAACGAGGACACAGGCGTCACCCCGCGTCGTTATTTTCCTTACTCATCAGTTTAAGACATGAGGTGCAGAGGGCGCGGGCACGAGCATAGAGCGGGAGCCCCGGTGTTCTGTGTCAGGGTGTCAGTGTCTGCTCGGTGTCAACATGTCCGTCCAGTGTGAGGAGACTCcaccgagagagagaggggattaTTAATAAACCATCAGAGTCACGTTGAGTCCGGTTGATTCCTTAAAACGTTTTAAACACATGGTCCTAATGTTTGTTGTCAAAGAGTGGGCGTGAGGCGCAAGGGTTTGTGGGTAACTAACATCCGGATTCCTCCcattctttacaaagtcaataGATTATAATATATGTGTGAGTGACGGTGCGAGGGTTTCATTCAGTCcgtttattctgtgtttcaaTCAAACTcgttcttttaaaaaaaacaaacagtttaaattCGTTAAATTAAAGAAGGAAGTTAAAACAATCCAGCGAAACACCAACTCCCGTCGGCCGCAGTGCACTGTGGGTGGACTCGGCTTCCGTAGTCGTACATAAAGATTTGTCAAACGCGACGCGGTGAGAGAAAATGGCAGACGTCTCCCTGGATGAGGTGATTCGACGGCGCGGTATTAACACGAAGGCCGCAGCGAAACGGTAGAAAACCTCTAAATGTGCTGGTTTGTAATCGCTCGGCGACGACGCGCCAACTCGTCGTATTCAAACAAAGTGCGTGACGGAGCTTGAGCGCTGCTGCTAGCTAGTCGACCACTGtatgctaacgttagccgaTGCTAGCCAGGTCGTAAAGGCTAAGCTAAGTAGCTGATATTATCTCCAGGCCTCCGAGTTGGGAGCTAATGTAAAATTAAATCTGTGTCCCCCGCTGTTTTGAAATATTGAATTTTCAGTCGGCCGAGTAGCGCAGAGGTGGAGAAGCGGCGACTGCTCTGCTCGTGTTTGTAGCTTTACAGCTTGCTAAACTAGCCAGTGAGCTAATAATGTAAATGTTGCAGCAAAACAAGTTTCGCCCTCACGTAGTAAAATAACAAGGTTTTTGAAACGACTATATTAAACTATAACGTTGGTTTGTCTCATTACcaagttgaaaacatttttctcatcaTTAATGTTTCAGGAAATGTAGTTTACATGTGATACATTTATATGTGAGCTattatttagttgccttattatATTTGTGATTcctgatatataatatatatgtatgtaacGTTGTATTGTAAAATATTTAGTATTTCTGTGATTTTGTGGTTATTATAATGTGTTAAgtagatatgtgtgtgttatagtaccaattgttttattgttgttgtttttttaggcCCACGTTTGGATGGGGTGCAGGAGGTGCTGGCAAAAGTTTTGATGCCCGGCAAAAGATTGGAGTTGATGTCAGACAGCGgcttggaggaggaggaggagcagcagcaggtaaaAGCTACCAATGTTTCATAGACAAATAAAAATGCCTTTATGTTCAACTGATCTTCGAGTGGTATGTTTTAGGTATTAATCCCAAATTTGCTATCAATTCCCTGTCACCCCTCAGGTTTTCAAGTGAAGGATGCCCGAGAAAAGCTGGTACAGAAAGATGCTCGCTTCAAAATCCGtggcaggggaggaggaggaggaggagtaggaggagtGCAGGATGCACGTCAAATGATCAACTCACGCAAACAAGGGCAGTTTACTGTTCCTGCACAGGCCACGCCAAAGACAGCAGTAACACACCAGCTACAGAGCCAGACACTTGTGCAGCAGATACAGATACACACCAACAACAATCCTGGCGGAATGAACACACGGCAGTTTGGTCCAAATGTACATGTACTGAGGGGCAGTGGAACCCCACAGCTGAGCACTAATAAGAGAATGATGGATGCTCGCGATAGGCTGAGCCTCAAGAGGAGTATTGGAGGATCTATGGCAACTGCCACCCCACCCCTAAAAATAACAAAGACCATCCAGGTTGGTTTAAAAtaagctgctgtgtttgtgtagaatCAGCAGCGTAGCCTTCTTGAAAGTGTGTCTATTGAATTGTTTGAACATTTTGTCATGCTTACTAATACATGATGCTTCCTTTCACAGCAACGGCCGTTAGGGATGTCAAGTGGCATACGTCCAGGCACACAGGTAGAGCTGGTTTTCATTTAATGTTGAAAGATGACATGAGTAACTCTTGTGTTTACATGTCAATCTGAAAGAGATTGGTATTTTTACTTTAGTGACTAACTCTGTAAAACATGGTTCTAATGATGTCCTTTTATATCCTGCAGCCGGTCTCAAATGAGCTGAATGCCACCTCCAGTAAACAAATAAAGATTACTACTGCAAACATGCTACAACCACGGGTAAGGGCGAGGACACAGCACACATTTAGTAGTATTATAAAGTATTATATTGGTTATTACATCCTGGCATTGAATCAAACTCTTCTTTTCCACTCCTCTATTTCATATAGTCTGGTACAATTGGCTCCGCCTTCTCCATGTCGGCACCAATAACCAAAGTGGTTAAAAATGACGCCTATACAGCCCCACGTCCTCCGGTCCCGGTGACTCCCGCCCGGTCCAACAGCAGCATCGCTCCTCCCCGATCCTCAGCAGCAGCCTTACAGCCAATCTCCAGGAGCCTGCAGCAAGGCACAGCAGTAGCCAGcacacctgctcctgctccccctCAGGTAAACATCTCTTACTTGGAGCTGTAGGTCAGAAGGTACTCCTTTCTTTTGTAGCAAGTAaccattttatatttattcaggGTATTTTACATAGGATGCAACACATTCTATAGAAGCCTATTTAGAGGAGCCACCCAAGATGAGCTTGATTGAGATTGTATTAAGCCCATCAGATGTTGCGAAACCCATTTAACAGCTTGTATAATGTATTTAACTGCTGTATGCTAGTACCTCTGTATGCAAATGGTGATTCCTATCATTGCTGTATGGCTTGGATCGGGTTAAATCctttacaaaacaaaagcataCAGAGATTACTCAAATGCTTTATGAGAACATTAGTGCCACCACTCGAACATGAAGTCTTGCATACGATACATGTTTCACTTGTGGGACTTTCCGTTGTGAAACATTGACAAATCGCTGCACTAAAAACAGTACTTACCAAATCAGAGTTCAATTTAACCAGACTAAAAGGTGTTGTTGTGAAAACACACTTCGTTTTTAAATTAGTACGTTCTGTTCCAGATGCTTTATCATGTGCTGTTATTTCTTTCCAGCCCATCTTCAGTCCTTTGGAGGGGACAAAAATAACAGTGAACAATTTGCATCCCCGGGTCACTGAGGAAGACATAGTTGTGAGTGAATCAAACTCTTTCACTACAaacttttatattcaatattcaatGGTGTGCTGAGTGCTGTTGTAACACGATGACTCATGcagtgtgtgcttgtgctaTTCCTCCACAGGaattgttctgtgtgtgtggtgcctTGAAGCGAGCACGCCTGGTGAAGGTTGGTGTGGCTGAAGTGGTGTTTGTCCGCAAAGAGGACGCTGTCAGTGCTTACAGGAAGTACAACAACCGCTGCCTGGACGGTGAGTGCCAGTAGCAAGGACACACGCAATCAGAGGGGTGTCTAGGTTTTGGGGACTGTCTTGTTTTGCATACATGAATAGAGTACAGATGACACGTTTAATGGTTGAGGACAATTTTGTATATAGTTATAAGAGTTTTTGTTGAACTGAAGGACGATAACCTGCTTGGTTAT is from Paralichthys olivaceus isolate ysfri-2021 chromosome 5, ASM2471397v2, whole genome shotgun sequence and encodes:
- the poldip3 gene encoding polymerase delta-interacting protein 3, translated to MADVSLDEVIRRRGINTKAAAKRPTFGWGAGGAGKSFDARQKIGVDVRQRLGGGGGAAAGFQVKDAREKLVQKDARFKIRGRGGGGGGVGGVQDARQMINSRKQGQFTVPAQATPKTAVTHQLQSQTLVQQIQIHTNNNPGGMNTRQFGPNVHVLRGSGTPQLSTNKRMMDARDRLSLKRSIGGSMATATPPLKITKTIQQRPLGMSSGIRPGTQPVSNELNATSSKQIKITTANMLQPRSGTIGSAFSMSAPITKVVKNDAYTAPRPPVPVTPARSNSSIAPPRSSAAALQPISRSLQQGTAVASTPAPAPPQPIFSPLEGTKITVNNLHPRVTEEDIVELFCVCGALKRARLVKVGVAEVVFVRKEDAVSAYRKYNNRCLDGQPMKCNLHIQGNVITSDQPILLRLSDTPGSSTKKDGLPPSLSRPAGQRSSSHPTPEVDPQTILKALFKSTAQSSTTAEPPNSQATAFRIKI